GCACAAAAGGCCCCTCTGCTGTTCTACGCTTGGCGCGGAGAAAGGCTGCCTCGCTCCCGTCGATCCCGGAGCGGACTGGCGCGCTTACGGTACCGGCAGGAAGACATTTAGGCGTGCCGCAAGGTCTTCCGACCGATAGGGTTTGGCGAGAAAAACGCCGTCCGCGGGTAAAAGACCCTCGCCTGGAAGGATACGCCCCGAGGTCACGATAATCGCCACGGGCGGCCAGCGATCGCGGACATAGGCCGCCAGATTCAATCCATCCATGGATCCGGGCATTTCGATATCGGTAAACACGACGCGGATCTGCGGATGGTCCGCGAGCAACGCGATCGCTTCGTCGGCGTTCGCGGCTTCGAGAACATCGTAGCCCGCATCCTCGATCATGGCGACGGCGGAGAGAAGGACAAGCGGATCGTCCTCGACGACCAGCACCGTCCTGGCAGATACATCATTCACTGCACTCTCCCGCATCCAAACTCACATCGTCGACCCGAGCGACGTTTCGTCTTCACGTTTCTGGACGATCGAAGGCGCAACGTCCTGCTGCCCAATAGGTCCCCGGGTCACGAAAACTAATGTTTCCAAGGGTGGAAGGGCAGGAGCGATCACATGGGTCTGCGGCTGACGGGAACTTGCGGTCCGCTCCAGCGTAATGAAGGCAACCCCGTCTCCTGACGCCTCTTGTCTCACGGTTTTCAGGAGACGCGGCCAAAGCCCTTGTCATTATGACATCGGCCCGTTGGCTCATCATGAACGATCGACACTTTGGTGCCCGGCTCGCCATTTTCGGTCGTGACCGTCACGTCAAGCTGGTCCGCCAACGCAGCGACGATGCTGGTGCCGAGACCGGGCTTCGCGTCGGCCAGCTTTGCCGTCGTCCCGACGCCATCGTCACCGGCCGACGGCTTCCAGCTTTTGCCCATCGCGTGAAAATCGACGATGATCGCCCCGCCGCGCTCGCCCGGAAAGGCGTGCTTGAGCGCATTGATCACCAGTTCGGTGACGATGAGCCCGAGGCTCACCGAGATATCGGCATTCACACGGCTCTCGTCGACATCGACCGTCAGTGAAAGCTCCGCCGGGTCGTTGATCATCAATGCACCGAGGCTCTTGCAGAGCTGGTCGAAGTAATCGCGCAACTCCACTTCGCCGAGCTGCCCCTGTTGGCGGCTGGGACCTCACGGCCGAACCGAACGGCTGAACAGTCGCGCCGCTGCAATCATGATGACGCGGCACGGCCGGGACCGCGCGCGTTGGAAGCGAGCTCGCGCGCCAAAGTGAGAAAGGCTGCGAGACCCGCAGAAGGGTGTCTTCGACCTGGATAATAGAGGCAGAGGCCCGGGAAGGGCGGTGTCCAATCTTCGAGCAAGCGGACAAGCTTTCCGTCTTCGATGTCGGCAATGACGTCCTGCTCGAAAAAGAAACCGATCCCGAAGCCCGCCAGCACCGCGGCACGCGATAGCGTAAGATCGTCGAATGTCATGGGACCGCTCACCTCGACCTGCGCTGCGTCGCCTCCTTTCTCGAAATGCCAGCGGTAGAGCGAGCCATCGGGCAACCGGACGCGGACACAGTCGTGGGAAGGAAGATCGGTCGGCACCAGCGGCCGTGATCGCGTGGCCAGATAGGCGGGCGAGGCGACCACGGCGAA
This DNA window, taken from Sphingopyxis sp. PAMC25046, encodes the following:
- a CDS encoding response regulator; the encoded protein is MNDVSARTVLVVEDDPLVLLSAVAMIEDAGYDVLEAANADEAIALLADHPQIRVVFTDIEMPGSMDGLNLAAYVRDRWPPVAIIVTSGRILPGEGLLPADGVFLAKPYRSEDLAARLNVFLPVP
- a CDS encoding sensor histidine kinase codes for the protein MRDYFDQLCKSLGALMINDPAELSLTVDVDESRVNADISVSLGLIVTELVINALKHAFPGERGGAIIVDFHAMGKSWKPSAGDDGVGTTAKLADAKPGLGTSIVAALADQLDVTVTTENGEPGTKVSIVHDEPTGRCHNDKGFGRVS